A window of the Alnus glutinosa chromosome 4, dhAlnGlut1.1, whole genome shotgun sequence genome harbors these coding sequences:
- the LOC133865692 gene encoding histidinol-phosphate aminotransferase, chloroplastic isoform X1, translating into MGVIDIYNASSLCFIKPNTSVQQLVVPQSQRPSCSIEGNRRRVVAMASIVPSVEHVNEGKRLLTGDSFIRPHLRELSPYQPILPFEVLSSHLGRKPEEIIKLDANENPYGPPPEVFEALGSMKFPYVYPDPESRRLRAALAKDSGLESDYILAGCGADELIDLIMRCVLDPGDKIVDCPPTFTMYEFDAAVNGALVIKVPRKADFSLNVEQITDVIEREKPKCIFLTSPNNPDGSVIDDEVLMKILELPVLVVLDEAYIEFSGIESKMKWVKKHENLIVLRTFSKRAGLAGLRVGYGAFPLSIIEYLWRAKQPYNVSVAAEVSACAALQNPTYLEEVKEALVQERERLFNLLKEVPFLNPYPSHSNFILCEVASGMDAKKLKEDLAKMGVMIRHYNNKELKGYVRVSVGKPEHTDAFMKCLERLS; encoded by the exons ATGGGTGTCATTGACATCTACAACGCCTCCTCTCTCTGCTTCATCAAACCCAACACCAGTGTTCAACAACTTGTGGTACCTCAATCGCAGAGACCCAGTTGCTCAATCGAAGGAAACCGCCGGCGGGTCGTTGCTATGGCCTCCATTGTTCCTTCAGTGGAACATGTCAATGAGGGTAAACGGCTCTTGACCGGTGACTCCTTCATTCGACCCCATTTGAGGGAATTATCTCCTTACCAGCCCATTTTGCCTTTTGAG GTTTTGTCATCGCATCTCGGAAGGAAGCCTGAGGAAATTATCAAGTTAGATGCTAATGAAAACCCTTATGGTCCTCCCCCAGAG GTTTTTGAAGCTTTGGGCTCAATGAAGTTCCCATATGTCTATCCAGACCCTGAAAGCCGTCGCTTGCGGGCTGCCCTTGCCAAAGATTCAGGACTTGAATCTGATTATATTCTTGCAGGATGTGGTGCGGATGAGCTCATTGATTTGATTATGCG ATGTGTGCTTGATCCTGGTGACAAAATTGTTGACTGCCCTCCGACCTTTACAATGTATGAGTTTGATGCTGCAGTTAATGGGGCACTTGTAATAAAAG TTCCAAGGAAGGCGGACTTTAGCTTGAATGTGGAACAAATAACAGATGTTATTGAACGTGAGAAACCCAAATGCATATTTTTAACATCTCCCAATAATCCAGATGGGAG TGTAATTGATGATGAAGTTCTCATGAAAATCCTTGAGCTTCCTGTATTGGTGGTGCTAGATGAAGCATATATTGAGTTTTCAGGAATAGAGTCCAAGATGAAATGGGTGAAGAAGCATGAGAATTTAATTGTTCTTCGGACATTTAGCAAAAGAGCTG GTTTAGCTGGTCTTCGTGTTGGATATGGAGCATTTCCTTTGAGCATCATCGAGTATCTTTGGAGAGCAAAGCAACCTTATAATGTTTCAGTGGCTGCTGAAGTATCTGCTTGTGCAGCTTTGCAGAATCCCACATATCTTGag GAAGTGAAAGAGGCTTTGGTACAAGAAAGGGAGAGGCTTTTTAATCTTCTCAAGGAAGTGCCATTCCTCAATCCATATCCAAGCCATTCTAATTTCATTCTTTGTGAGGTTGCATCTGGAATGGATGCTAAGAAACTGAAG GAGGACCTTGCAAAAATGGGTGTAATGATCCGTCATTACAACAACAAAGAATTGAAGGGTTATGTGCGTGTCTCTGTTGGGAAGCCTGAACACACAGATGCCTTTATGAAGTGCCTTGAACGCCTGTCTTAA
- the LOC133865692 gene encoding histidinol-phosphate aminotransferase, chloroplastic isoform X2, whose amino-acid sequence MKFPYVYPDPESRRLRAALAKDSGLESDYILAGCGADELIDLIMRCVLDPGDKIVDCPPTFTMYEFDAAVNGALVIKVPRKADFSLNVEQITDVIEREKPKCIFLTSPNNPDGSVIDDEVLMKILELPVLVVLDEAYIEFSGIESKMKWVKKHENLIVLRTFSKRAGLAGLRVGYGAFPLSIIEYLWRAKQPYNVSVAAEVSACAALQNPTYLEEVKEALVQERERLFNLLKEVPFLNPYPSHSNFILCEVASGMDAKKLKEDLAKMGVMIRHYNNKELKGYVRVSVGKPEHTDAFMKCLERLS is encoded by the exons ATGAAGTTCCCATATGTCTATCCAGACCCTGAAAGCCGTCGCTTGCGGGCTGCCCTTGCCAAAGATTCAGGACTTGAATCTGATTATATTCTTGCAGGATGTGGTGCGGATGAGCTCATTGATTTGATTATGCG ATGTGTGCTTGATCCTGGTGACAAAATTGTTGACTGCCCTCCGACCTTTACAATGTATGAGTTTGATGCTGCAGTTAATGGGGCACTTGTAATAAAAG TTCCAAGGAAGGCGGACTTTAGCTTGAATGTGGAACAAATAACAGATGTTATTGAACGTGAGAAACCCAAATGCATATTTTTAACATCTCCCAATAATCCAGATGGGAG TGTAATTGATGATGAAGTTCTCATGAAAATCCTTGAGCTTCCTGTATTGGTGGTGCTAGATGAAGCATATATTGAGTTTTCAGGAATAGAGTCCAAGATGAAATGGGTGAAGAAGCATGAGAATTTAATTGTTCTTCGGACATTTAGCAAAAGAGCTG GTTTAGCTGGTCTTCGTGTTGGATATGGAGCATTTCCTTTGAGCATCATCGAGTATCTTTGGAGAGCAAAGCAACCTTATAATGTTTCAGTGGCTGCTGAAGTATCTGCTTGTGCAGCTTTGCAGAATCCCACATATCTTGag GAAGTGAAAGAGGCTTTGGTACAAGAAAGGGAGAGGCTTTTTAATCTTCTCAAGGAAGTGCCATTCCTCAATCCATATCCAAGCCATTCTAATTTCATTCTTTGTGAGGTTGCATCTGGAATGGATGCTAAGAAACTGAAG GAGGACCTTGCAAAAATGGGTGTAATGATCCGTCATTACAACAACAAAGAATTGAAGGGTTATGTGCGTGTCTCTGTTGGGAAGCCTGAACACACAGATGCCTTTATGAAGTGCCTTGAACGCCTGTCTTAA
- the LOC133865697 gene encoding uncharacterized protein LOC133865697 has protein sequence MEMVLLSCFPPLRRRKPSSSSIADVDEPVKLFSSLITDIDRLQTSLQPEGSISLKWCSEATNLLRKIHFQMLLCYEKVPCSWDGINILEEYMKETLDLLDLCNSLKSAISGMGRYRLMVDIAVGKFCDDNEIPEATAMTEIERLESWSKNIYGVEKWKDMNLFEITGMPKTKIRFIYAIKSTITVMGKLIFSAVLYPVSNIGKEEEVYREFPQLKLFSVSLGRLVDCFLKGKDDTRRQVLVENKVVEKAVLDIKEEVLKGKEAGDRERLRKSIDLLKKSSLALEEGVEMFEAVVNKLFEEVVNGRNKILAMLNAN, from the coding sequence ATGGAAATGGTGTTACTTTCATGTTTCCCACCTCTACGCAGACGaaaaccatcttcttcttccatcgCCGACGTTGATGAACCCGTCAAGTTATTTTCTTCTCTGATTACCGATATCGACAGGCTTCAAACATCGCTACAACCTGAAGGTTCCATTTCCCTTAAATGGTGCTCTGAAGCCACCAATCTCCTGAGGAAGATTCACTTCCAGATGCTTCTCTGTTACGAAAAGGTACCCTGTTCGTGGGATGGCATAAATATCTTGGAAGAGTACATGAAAGAGACCTTAGATCTCCTTGACTTATGCAACTCTCTGAAATCAGCCATTTCCGGGATGGGAAGGTATCGGCTAATGGTTGACATCGCTGTTGGAAAGTTCTGTGATGACAACGAGATTCCAGAAGCAACTGCCATGACTGAGATTGAGAGATTAGAAAGTTGGAGCAAGAACATTTATGGGGTTGAGAAGTGGAAAGATATGAATCTATTCGAGATCACCGGCATGCCTAAAACTAAGATCCGTTTCATCTATGCCATTAAAAGCACCATTACTGTAATGGGCAAGCTTATTTTTTCTGCAGTTCTCTACCCAGTTTCCAATATTGGAAAGGAGGAGGAAGTTTACAGAGAGTTTCCTCAACTGAAGTTATTCTCAGTTTCACTTGGGAGGCTTGTGGATTGCTTCTTGAAGGGGAAGGACGACACAAGGAGGCAGGTTTTGGTTGAGAATAAGGTTGTAGAGAAGGCGGTTTTAGATATTAAAGAAGAGGTTTTGAAGGGCAAAGAAGCAGGGGATCGAGAAAGGCTTCGGAAGAGTATCGATTTGCTGAAGAAAAGCTCTTTGGCTCTCGAAGAGGGCGTGGAGATGTTTGAAGCTGTAGTGAATAAGCTGTTTGAAGAGGTTGTCAATGGAAGGAATAAGATTCTGGCTATGCTCAATGCAAATTAg